From Halobacillus sp. Marseille-Q1614, the proteins below share one genomic window:
- a CDS encoding uracil-DNA glycosylase, giving the protein MSVFSNDWSDVLQAEMEKPYYLALREELKKEYAAEKIFPDMYDIFAAFHHTSFEETKVVIIGQDPYHGDGQAHGLSFSVQKGVALPPSLKNIYKELEDDLGIRPPSHGNLTSWAKQGVLLLNNVLTVRAHQAHSHRNLGWERFTDQVIHLLNERERPVVFMLWGKPAQKKASAVDTSKHCVIQSAHPSPLAAYKGFFGSRPFSKANQFLQEQGEEPVDWAIEE; this is encoded by the coding sequence TTATTACTTAGCATTAAGGGAAGAGTTGAAAAAAGAATACGCCGCTGAGAAGATATTTCCCGATATGTATGATATATTCGCTGCTTTTCATCACACGTCTTTTGAAGAGACGAAGGTAGTGATTATCGGACAGGATCCATATCATGGAGACGGGCAGGCTCATGGATTAAGCTTTTCTGTACAAAAAGGAGTGGCCCTCCCTCCTTCGCTCAAGAACATTTATAAGGAGCTCGAAGACGATCTTGGCATCAGGCCTCCCTCTCACGGTAACTTAACTTCATGGGCCAAGCAGGGGGTATTATTATTAAATAACGTGTTAACCGTCAGAGCTCATCAGGCCCATTCCCACCGTAATTTAGGCTGGGAGCGTTTTACCGATCAAGTGATCCATCTACTTAATGAAAGAGAACGTCCTGTTGTTTTTATGCTGTGGGGAAAACCGGCCCAGAAAAAAGCATCCGCTGTAGATACCTCAAAACACTGCGTCATTCAATCGGCGCATCCAAGCCCATTAGCCGCGTATAAAGGCTTCTTCGGCAGCCGTCCTTTTTCTAAAGCTAATCAGTTTCTTCAGGAACAGGGGGAGGAGCCGGTTGACTGGGCGATCGAAGAATAA
- the vrrA gene encoding VrrA/YqfQ family protein: MSQNQFPFFGPVRNYPGGYYPPPGAANTRGFLSNFFQQGGPPAGGFPSFGAPFQPPAAPTGGAGWLGQLQGALSAVQKAAPMIQQYGPMMKNIPAMINMVKLMNMSDDEEEEEVEEKGNKESTSEESFDLKIEEKIEESNDRKKPAKEKIKKESRKKRPQPKPIMKRFFPEESEEKPKDQPKPKPQRRKQGTSQPKLFI, from the coding sequence ATGTCTCAAAATCAATTTCCATTCTTTGGCCCTGTAAGAAACTATCCAGGGGGGTATTATCCGCCGCCGGGAGCAGCAAACACGAGAGGCTTTTTATCTAACTTTTTTCAGCAGGGCGGACCGCCGGCTGGAGGATTCCCGTCGTTTGGCGCTCCTTTTCAGCCGCCTGCAGCTCCCACGGGAGGAGCCGGATGGCTGGGCCAGCTTCAGGGGGCCTTAAGTGCGGTGCAAAAAGCGGCACCTATGATCCAGCAGTATGGGCCAATGATGAAAAACATACCCGCCATGATTAATATGGTTAAGCTTATGAATATGAGTGACGATGAGGAAGAGGAAGAAGTGGAAGAAAAAGGCAATAAAGAAAGCACTTCTGAAGAAAGCTTCGATCTTAAGATAGAAGAAAAGATAGAAGAAAGTAACGATAGGAAGAAGCCTGCTAAAGAAAAGATTAAAAAAGAAAGCAGGAAAAAACGGCCGCAGCCTAAGCCTATTATGAAACGATTTTTCCCGGAAGAATCCGAAGAAAAGCCTAAGGACCAGCCAAAACCTAAGCCTCAAAGAAGAAAACAAGGAACATCTCAGCCTAAGTTATTTATATAG